TGCCGTGAGCCGCCACCGGCGCGGCCAGCGCACCGGCCACACCCAGCCCGCGCAGGCGCCAGGCTGCCGCGGCAACGGCACCGTCCGCCATGCGCTGCAGGAACTGTCGTCGTCTGGTATCGAACGGTCTCATGGCGTGGCGCCTGTTCTGCATCACGGGTGACACTGGACACAGGGACCGTCGCGCGGCGCCCCGGGTTCCTGCCGTGGCCGCGAGTCTAGGCCAGCGCCCGTGTCAGCGCGGCAAGGCGGCGTTGCAGAAACCGCGCCTCGGGCTCCTGCTGAACCAATGCCAGGGCACGCCGGTAGGCTTCGGCCGCCTCGTCACCACGACCCAACCGCCGCAGCAGGTCCGCCCGCGCGGCGTGGGCAAGGTGATAGTGATCGAGCCGCCCGTCGGCAATGACGGCGTCCACCGCCGCAAGCCCCGCCTCGGCACCATCGCGCATGGCCACCGCGATCCCGCGGTTCAGCGCCACCACCGGCGACGGATCCAGTCGTAGCAGCAGGTCGTACAGGGCAATGATCTGCGGCCAGTCGGTCTGGTCAGGGGTGGCCGCTTCGGCGTGCACGGCAGCGATTGCGGCCTGCAATGCGTAGGGGCCGGCATGGCCACGGCGAAGCGCCTGTTCCACGCGCCTGACACCTTCGGCGATCAGGCTGGCGTCCCAGAGCGTTCTGTCCTGGTCATCCAGCAGCACGATATCGCCATCGTCGGTCGCCCGGGCTTCACGGCGGGACTCCTGCAACAGCATCAACGCCAGCAAGCCCTCCGCCTCGGATTCAGGCTCCGGTAGCAGATCCAGCAGCAATCGCCCGAGGCGGATGGCTTCGGCGGACAGATCCGCCCTGACCAGCGACGCCCCGGAGGACGCCGTGTACCCCTCGTTGTAGACCAGGTAGATCACCCGCAGGACCCCGTCAAGCCGCTGGGGCAGCTCTGCCGCCCCGGGGACCTCGTAGGGAATACCGGCGCGCCGGATCTTGGCCTTCGCCCGCACGATACGCTGGGCCACGGTGGCAACCGGCGTCAGAAACGCGCGGGCGATCTCCTCCGTGGTGAGATCGCAGACTTCCCGGAGGGTCAGGGCCACACGGGCATCCGCGGACAGCGCCGGATGGCAGCACGTGAAAATGAGGCGGAGGCGGTCGTCGGTGATGCCCTCGTCCTCTATCGCCCCGGGGTCCGCACTGCCGCCATCGGCGACCGCCCCCGGATCACCAAGCGGGGAAAACCGGCGACGCCGACGCAGGCCGTCGATCGCCTTGAACCGCCCCGTCGACACAAGCCATGCACGGGGGTTGTCCGGGAGGCCGTCACGGGGCCACTGCTCAAGCGCTGCGCGGAACGCCTCATGCAGCGCCTCCTCGGCCAGCTCGAAGTCTCCCAGCAGACGGATCAGCGTCGCGAGGACGCGGCGGGACTCATCCCGATACAACGCCTCGACCGTGCGCCGCGCGGTCGAGGCGTCCTGGTCATGAAGTCCGGAATGATCCATGGTGCGTCCCCCACGCCGGTGGGTCGGTCTACCGCAGGCGCTCGATCCTCACGACCCGTTCGCCGTGGTAGGTCACCAGGTGATCGCGACTTCCGTGCGCGCTGTCGTAGACCTCGCGCTTGCCGACGGCGGCGCCGTACTCGTTCTCCAGAACACTCGTCCGGACCGGCTCACCGCACTTGCGGTGGACTTCGGCGATATGGTCGCCGCGCTGGACCAGATCGTTGCCGCACCGCATGAAGTCGGCTGCAGCGGGGGCCACCGCTATCAATGCCAGCGTCGCGACGATGATCCGTATCATGATGACTCTCCTGCCGAACCATGACGGAAGCATGCCGTGGCTGAGGCAGGGGCGCAAGGGAGGCAACAGGGGCAAGAAAAGCCCCGATGATCGGCATGAGTGCCGCAGCTGGCGCCCCCGGATCAACGCAGTCACCACAGAACCGGGCTGTCGCGCTGAGCTGATGATCGGGGGTCTTGCGTGTTGCCGGAAAGCCGCCGAAGGACTCGGCGGCTGAATTGATTGGTAGCGGGGGCAGGATTTGAACCTGCGACCTTCGGGTTATGAGCCCGACGAGCTACCAGACTGCTCCACCCCGCAATTGACGCTGCGCATGGTAGCGCCCGGATTCGGGAAATGCAAGGCGCTTCACCATCTTTCTTAAAGCCGGCGAATCACCGGGCCGGCCGGGGCGGTTCGCCCCCTTCAACGCCGCTTGCGCAAGTAGCGGCGCAGATCATGGTAGTAGATGAACCCGGGCAGGGCGAGAATGGCGAACAGGCACAGATTGATCACCCAGAACTCCCAGTCCTGGGCATAGATCTCCCCGGTGACGCCCTGCTCCAGACCGGCCGCGATCAGGCCGGTGACACCGAACATGAGCAACCATTCAACCAGTCGCACCCACTCCCGCTTGCCCTGGGGTGGCGGCCGGAGAATGAACAGCACCCGCTCGCTCAGCCACGGGAGATTGGCCGCCACCAGGGCGACCAGCAGTAGAACGATGACACCTGCCGTAGTCCCCATGGCAAATTACCCGAACGCGGCCATGCAGATCGCCACCAGCGTCCCCGGGAACAGCCCGAGCAACAGCACGGCAAGCCCGTTGGCCGCCAGCAGGCCCTTGAAGCCTCCGGAACCCACCGGTTGAGGGCCATCACCCTCCGGCTTGTCGAAGTAGCACAGCCGGACGATGCGCAGGTAGTAGAACGCGCCGACCACCGCGCCGATCACGGCCAGCACCGCCAGCCAGATGAACCCTGCCTCCACGGTGGACTTGAGCACCAGCCACTTGGCGTAGAAACCCACGGTCCCGGGAATGCCGGTGAGCGACACCATGAGAATCAGCATCACCAGCGCAAACAGCGGGCTGCGCTCGTTCAGCCCCTTGAAGTCATCCAGGTTCTCGGCCTCGAACCCCTGGCGGCTGAGCAGCATGACAACGCCGAACGCCGCCGCCACAGTGAACGCGTAGGTCACCGCGTAGAACATCGCCGCGCCATAGCCTTCCGGCGTTCCGGCGAGAAAGCCGAGGAAAATGAACCCGATGTGGTTGAAGGTGGAGTACGCCAGCATGCGCTTGAAGTTCGTCTGCACCAGGGCAACGGTATTACCCACCAGCAGCGAGGCCACCGCCAGCAGCAGCACCATGTGCTGCCAGTCACCCTGCAGCGGCCCGAGCGCCTCGCCGATCAGGCGGATGAACAGCCCCACCGCGGCCACCTTGGACGCCGTGGCGATGAACAGGGTCACCGCCGTGGGCGCGCCCTGGTAGACATCCGGCACCCACATATGGAACGGCACCGCCCCGAACTTGAAGGCGACACCAACGATCGTGAAGATCAGGCCGAAGACCAGCAGCAATCCGCCGTCGTCCGCGGCGGCATCGGCAATGGCGGAGATCTCCAGCGAGCCGGTGGCACCGTAGAGCATGGACATGCCGTAGAGCAGCATGCCGGAGGCCAGTGCCCCGAGGACGAAGTACTTCATCGCAGCCTCGGACGCGGCCGGCGAATCCCGACGCATGGCCACCAGCGCATACAGCGACAGCGACATCAGTTCCACACCCAGATACAGCACCAGCAGGCTATGGGCGGAGACGGTCACCATCATGCCGAGGGCCGCAAACAGGGTCAGCAGATAGAACTCCCCCTGGAGCATGCCCCGGTCGCGGAGGTAGTCACGGGAGTAGGCGAACGCCAGGAACGTCAGCAGCAGAATGGCCACTTTCAGCACCGCCGCTGCCGAATCCGCGATGTAGTTGCCCGTGAACGTGGTGGCGTCAACGCCCCACTGGGTCTGCACCGTGATCACGATACCGCCGAGCAGTGCCACCTGCGACAGCCAGTAAGCGGGGGTGTGATCCCGGTCGGAGCTGAACAGGTCCACCACCAGCACCAGACACGCCATGCCCAGCATCCAGATCTCGGGCAGGGCCAGCATCAGGTTCGGTGTCTCGAAGGTGTCCGTTGTCATAGATTTCCTCAGAGCTCAAAGCCCGGCGGTGCCCACAGTTGGCGCCACCCGTATCCGTTAGCGGTTCAAAGCCCGTCCGTCACCACCTCGAGCAGGTGTGCCAGGGACGGCTCCATGATATCGATCAGCGGTGCCGGCCAGATGCCCAGCCACAGCACGGCCACGGCCAGCACGCCAAGAACCAGTTTCTCGCGGCCATCCACGTCCTCGAGTTTGTCCACCTTGTCGTTGACAACCTCGCCGTAGGCCACCCGCTTGACCATCCAGAGGGTATAGGCGGCGCCGAGAATCAGCGTCAGGCCGGCCAGGAAGGCGTACCAGAAGTTCGCCTGGAAGGCCGCCAGAATCACCATGAACTCCCCCACGAACCCGGAGGTGCCCGGCAGACCGGCGTTCGCCATGGCGAACAGAACGAACAGGCCGGCGAACACCGGCATGCGGTGGGCGACGCCGCCGTAGTCCCCGATCATGCGGGTGTGCATGCGGTCATACAGCACACCGACGCACAGGAACATGGCTGCGGAGATGAAGCCGTGGGAGACCATCTGCACCATGGCGCCCTCCAGCGCCAGCAGCGCACCTTCCGCGCCACCGGTGCGGACCACGATCTCGAAGACGATGAAGAAGCCGAGCGTCACGAAGCCCATGTGGGCAATGGACGAATAGGCGATCAGCTTCTTCATGTCCTGCTGCATCATCGCCACGAGTCCGATGTAGACCACCGCCACCAGGGACAGGGCGATCATCAGCCAGTCCAGCTCCATGCTCGCTTCGGGCACGATGGGCAGTGCGAAGCGCACAAAACCGTAGCCACCGATCTTGAGCATGATGGCCGCCAGAATCACCGAGCCGCCGGTGGGCGCCTGCACGTGGGCGTCCGGCAGCCAGGTGTGCACCGGCCACATGGGCACCTTGATGGCAAAAGCCAGCAGGAAGGCCACGAACAGCCAGATCTGCGTGCCCAGCGGCAGGCCGAGGCCGTACATGTCGAGGATGTCGAAGCTCCCGGCCTGGAACTGCAGGTAGATCAGGGCCACGAGCATCAGCACGGAGCCCACGAAGGTGTAGAGGAAGAACTTGATGGTGGCGTAGATGCGCTCGGCCCCACCCCAGATGCCGATCAGCAGGAACATCGGCACCAGGATGGCTTCCCAGAACACGTAGAAGAGAATGGCATCCAGGGCGCTGAACACGCCCACCATGATGCCTTCCATGATCAGGAAGCAGGACAGATAGAGTGACGGCCGGTACTGGATCTTCGAGCCCGCGGCGATGATCACCAGCAGGGTCGAGAACGTGCTCAGCACCACCAGCGGCATGGAAATCCCGTCCACGCCCAGGTAGTAGTTCACGCCCAGGGCCTCGACCCAGGGCGTCTTCTCCACGAACTGCATGGCGGCGGTGCCGTGCTCGAACCCGACGATCAGGCCAAGGCTGAGCACGAAGGTCACACCACTCACGACCAGGGCGAACAGCCGTGCACGGTCTGCCTTGTCGTCCCCGAGCAGGAAGATCAGAGCGCCCCCGATAATGGGCAACCAGATGAGCACGCTCAACAAGGGCCAGGAGGATTCCAACATCCGTTACTTCCTTACCAGTTCAGTCAGGTTTGGGCGCCGGCTTCCCGGCCGCCACCATGGTCCAGCACGGGCCTAGCGAAGGGTGAAGACAAACCAGGTCAACAGCACCATCAGGCCGATAATCATCACGAACGCGTAGTGATACAGATACCCGGTCTGGGCATGGCGCATGGCCGCAGCCACGCGCCCGATGGTCCGCGCCGTGCCATTCACCAGCAGGCCGTCGATCAGCCGCACGTCGCCGAGCTTCCAGAACAGCGTCCCCAGACCGCGACCCGCAGCAGCAAACCCGTTGAGGTACATCTCGTCGAAGCCGTACTTGCGCTCCAGCACACGGTACGGCAGCGGGAAACGGCGCTGCAGCTCGCCCGGCAGGTCGGGCCGCTTCACGTACAGGAACCAGGCCGTCAGGAAGCCGGCCAGCGCCAGGTAGATCGGCGGTGTCTCGAAGGCGTGCAGGATGAAGCCCATGACGCTCTCGAAACCAACGGCCGCAAGCACGTCGTTCTCCGGCAGTACGGTAATACCGTCACCGAACCAGCCGCCGAACACCATCGGCCCCACCGTGAACAGGCCGATCAGCACCGACGGAATGGCAAGCAGCACCAGCGGCACGGTCACCACCCAGGGGCTCTCGTGCAGATGGCTGCGGGTGTGCTCGTCCATGCGCTCCTGCCCGTGGAAGACCAGGAACAGCAGCCGGAAGCTGTAGAGTGCCGTGACGAACACGCCCAGCAGCACGGCCCAGTACGCAAAGGTGGCGCCGGCACGATCCGAGTGGGCCACCGCCTCGATGATGGCATCCTTGGAGAAGAACCCGGACAGGCCCGGGAAGCCGATCAGCGCCAGCGTGCCGATGAGCATGGTCCAGTAGGTCACGGGCATGTACTTCTTCAGCCCGCCCATCTCGAACATGTCCTGCTTGTGGTGCATGGCGATGATGACCGACCCCGCGCCCAGGAACAGCAGCGCCTTGAAGAAGGCGTGGGTCATCAGATGGAAGACACCGGCCGCATACGCCGACACACCCAGCGCCACCACCATGTAACCGAGCTGGGACAGCGTGGAGTACGCCACCACCCGCTTGATGTCACGCTGGACCAGGCCGATCAGGCCCATGAACAGCGCCGTCACGGCACCGATCACGAGGATGAACGACAGCGCCGCTTCCGAGAACTCGAACAGCGGCGACATCCGCGCCACCAGGAAGATGCCCGCGGTCACCATGGTGGCCGCGTGGATGAGCGCGGAGATGGGCGTCGGGCCCTCCATGGAGTCGGGCAGCCAGACGTGCAGCGGCACCTGCGCCGACTTGCCCATGGCACCGATGAACAGCAGGATCGCCGCAACCGTGACCACCGACCATTCGGCGCCACCGATGATGCTCATGGTCTGATCCGGGTTCGCCGCCACGGCGCCGAACACTTCCGAGTAATTCAGGCTGCCGAAGTAGAGCACCACGGCCGCGATACCCAGGAGGAAGCCGAAGTCGCCCACACGGTTGACCAGGAACGCCTTCATGTTGGCGAACACGGCCGTGGGCCGGTTCATCCAGAAACCGATCAGCAGATAGGAGACCAGCCCCACGGCCTCCCAGGCGAAGAACAGTTGCAGGAAGTTGTTCGCCATCACCAGCATCAGCATGGCGAAGGTGAACAGGCTGATGTACGAGAAGAACCGCTGGTAGGCGTTGGGGCCCAGCTTGCTGTCGGACGGCCAGTTGTGGTCCTCGTCCGCCATGTAGCCGATGGTGTAGATGTGCACCATCAGGGAGACGAACGTCACCACGGCCATCATCATGGCGGTGAGCTGATCCACCATGAAACCGATCTCGAAATGCAGCCCGCCGGCCACCATCCAGGTGTAGATGGTGTCATCGAACACCGGCCGCGTGCCGTTGATGAACCCCCAGAGGACGTACAGCGACAGCAGCGTGGACAGCCCCACCAGGGCGATGGTGACGCGATGCGCGCCCACGCGCCCGAGCTGACGCCCGAACAGCCCGGCGGCGATGGCGCCCAGCAGCGGGGCGAGAACGATGGCTAGGTAAAGAGTCTCCATGGATCAGCCCTTCATGGTGTCCAGATCGGCCACATTGATGGATTCCCTGCTCCGGAACAGGGTCACCAGGATGGCCAGCCCGATCGCGGATTCCGCGGCGGCCACCGTAAGAATGAAGAACACGAACACCTGCCCTGCCAGGTCACCCATGAAGGTGGAGAAGGCAATGAAGTTGAAATTCACCGCCAGCAGGATCAGCTCGATGGACATGAGCAGCACGATGGCATTCTTCCGGTTGAGGAAGATCCCGGCCATGCCCAGCGCGAACAGAATGGCCCCCAGAATCAGAAAGTCCGACAATTCAATCATTGCTTCACCTGTCCGGGTGTTCGTTATCGTTGCGCCCGTCGTCAGCGGCACGCGGGAACTGCGCCTTGCGCAGCCGGTCTTCCTTGCGCACGCGGACCTGCTCGGCCACGTCCTGATGCTTCACGCCGTCCCGCCGCCGCAGCGTCAGCATGATCGACGCGATGATGGCCACCAGCAGGACCACCGCGGCCAGCTCGAACGGGTAGACATAGACGGTGTAGAGCACGCCCCCGAGCATGGAGGTATTGCCGGTATCCTCCGGAATCGGCATGGCCGGCTCCGGCATCTCGCCCGGGCTCATGGCGCCGGTGTTCACCACCAGGATCATCTGCACGACGATGATGGCGGCAATGGGCAGCCCGATGTACAGATGCCGGATGAACCCTTCGCGCAGCCGCGCCAGATTGATGTCCAGCATCATCACCACGAACAGGAACAGCACCATCACCGCGCCCACGTAGACCAGGACCAGCACGATCCCCAGGAACTCGGCACCGGCGATGATCCACAGCACGGCGCTGTTGAAGAACGCCAGCACCAGGAACAGCGCGGCATGCACCGGGTTGCGCGCGGTAATCACCATGGTCGCCGCGAAGATCAGCACCGCGGCGAAAACGTAGAACAGTAGCTTTTCGATCACGCGTTATCGCTCCCAGGAGTCTTGGTTCCGACCGGGCCCGCCGCTGGTGCAATCACCGGAACGGCGCGTCCATGGCACGGTCACGGGCGAGCTGCTCTTCATACTTGTCACCGATGGCCAGGAGCTGGTCCTTGGTGATGATGTTCTCGCCACGCTCTTCCATGTGGTACTCGAAAATGCGCGTCTCGACGATGGAGTCCACCGGACAGGATTCCTCGCAGAAACCACAGTAGATGCACTTGAACAGGTCGATGTCGTAGCGCGTGGTCCGGCGTGTGCCATCCTCGCGCTGCTCGGAGTCGATGGTGATCGCCAGCGCCGGGCAGACCGCCTCGCAGAGTTTGCACGCGATGCAGCGCTCCTCGCCGTTGGGGTACCGGCGCAGCGCATGAAGGCCACGGAAGCGCGGCGACTGGGGCGCACGCTCGTCCGGGTACTGAATGGTCACCTTGCGCGCGAACAGGTTACGCCCGGTGAGCTTCAGCCCCAGGAGCAGTTCCCAGAGCAAGAATGTGCGGAAGAAATCGCGGACTGCAGTCATTGCTACACCCAATCAGTCGAACCAGGGGCCGAAGCCGGTGAGCACCATGGCGGCCAGGACGAACAGCCACACCACCGTGACGGGGATCAGCACCTTCCAGCCCAGCCGCATGATCTGGTCATAACGGTAGCGGGGGAAGGTCGCCCGGAACGCGAGATACAGATACAGGAACAGGGCGATCTTCAGAACGAACCAGACCAGTCCCGGCACCCAGTCGAACATTGGCCCCAGCAGGGGAATGCCCTCGAACGGCGAATACCAGCCACCCATGAACAGGATCACGGCCAGGCCGGAGATCAGGATCATGTTGGCGTACTCGGCCAGGAAGAACACGGCGAAGGCGACGCCGGAGTACTCCACGTGGAAACCGGCCACGATCTCCGACTCGCCCTCGGCCACGTCGAAGGGCGCACGGTTGGTCTCCGCCACGCCCGAGATCCAGTAGACGATGAACAGCGGCAGCAGCGGCAGCCAGAACCAGGCCCAGACCGGGCCCTGCTGCGCCTGCACGATGCCGCTCATGTTCAGGGTACCCGCCGCCATGAGCACGCCCACCAGGGCAAAGCCCATGGCGATCTCGTAGGAGACGATCTGCGCAGCAGAGCGCATGGCGCCGAGCATGGCGTACTTGGAGTTGGACGCCCAGCCGGCGATGATCACGCCGTACACCCCCAGCGAGGTCATGGCGAGAATGTAGAGCAGGCCCGCGTTGATATCCGCCAGCACCATGCCCTCGCCGAAGGGAATCACGGCCCAGGCGGCAAGCGCCGGCATGATGGACAGCAGCGGCGCCACCAGGAACAGGAACCGGTTGGCGTTGGTGGGCAGCAGCACTTCCTTGAACAGCAGCTTGAACACGTCCGCAAACGGCTGCAGCAGGCCGTAGGGGCCAACGCGGTTGGGACCATTGCGCAGCTGAATGTAGCCGATCACCTTGCGCTCGGCATAGGTGAGATACGCCACCGCCAAGATCAGCGGCCCGACGATCAGGCCGATCTTGAACAGGATCCAGAAGACTTCCATCAGTTCTGCCATGGGCTATTCGGTCCCCGTACATAGCCGGGCGCCAGCTCCCGGCCGGCGCCAAGTCAATTCAGCCGCGCCCCGAACCGGAGCCGCTGACTCGCCTTGCTCGTTCTGTTTACCTGCGGTGCTTCAGAGTGCCTCGATGGTCACTGTCCCGAACATCGGCCCCAGTCCGCCGGTTGCTGCCAGCCCCGCGGGCACCCAGACAGTGCCGTCCGGGATTCCCTCGTCGATAACCACGGCGAGTTCGGCAGCGGCATCGCCCTGTCTGACCCGGACACGCTCCGCATCGAGCACGCCGGCCCGCTCGGCCGCCGCACGATTGAGGCGCACGGGCTGCTCCGTGGCATGACGGGTCTGTTGCAGGGATTCCGCCCGGCGCACCAGGGGATCACCGGCGTAGATCGGCACGGCGCCAACACGTGAGAGCCCCTGCCCGACCGACTCCGGCTCCACCGGCGCGCTCCAGGGCACCAGCGTCTCCACCGCGGGCGAACCGCAGATCTGCTCCAGCGCATCGGTCACCGCATCGGGGGCGTCATAATCGAAGCCGTCCAGCTCCAGCACGTTGCCCAGCACACGCAGGACCTTCCATGCCGGCCGCGCCTCCGCGACAGGCTGTGCCACACCCGGGAAGCGCTGCCAGCGACCCTCGGCGTTGACATAGGTCCCGGCAGTCTCCCCGAAGGTGCCCACGGGCAGCAGCACATCCGCGTAGGCCAGCATGGCCTCGGACACGAACGGCGTCAGGCAGACCACGCTACCGGCCTGTTCCAGAGCCGCCCGGGCCGCCGCACCGTCCCAGCAGTCCAGCTCCGGCTCAACCCCCACGAGGAGGTAACCGCGGCGTGGGGCAGCCATCATCGCCGTCACGTCCAGGCCCGTGGCCGTCGCCGCGGTGCCACCGCTGTCCCGATGCGGGACCGCGCCAGCGAGCCACGCACCCGCCTGGTTGGCACCGTCGGTCAACACCCCGAAGCGGCTGCCGGTGATCTCGGCAATCAGGCTGCCGAGCATACGCAGCGCGGCCGCCCGCGGATGTGCCTGGGCCGCATTGCCGACGAACACTGCGCTGCGATCGCCGTCCCGGAGACGGTCCGCGATCCCGCGGTGGGTGTCGTCAACGCTACGGCCGGCCAGCAACGTGTCGAGGCCCTCGGGCGCCGTGCCACCGGTGGCATCGAGCAGAGCCCTGGCCACCGCCGCCAGCTCCGGCACAATCGCGTCGGGGGCGACCACATGTTCCTGGGCGAGGTCGTAGTTGAGGACCTGCGCCCGGAACCCGAGCGACATGACCGCATCACCGCGCAGTGCCACCTTGCGCAGGCGGTGATTGAGCATGGGCTGATCCCAGCGCGGCTCGCCGCCGATGATCAGCGCGGCGTTCAGGCCCTCGACGGCATCCAGCTCGATCCCGAGTGCCGGGAAAACCGGACGGCGGTCCTGGTCGGAGGAGTCCACCTCCCGCAGGCGTGCATCGATGTTCGCCGACCCCAGGCCACGGGTGAGTCGCGCAGCCAGGTACATCTCTTCCAGCGTTGCGTTGGGAGACACCAGGGTGCCCAGCGCCTCGCCCCCGTCGCGGGTGGCAACACCCTTGAGGTGCTCGCCTGCGGCCTCAAGTGCCGTTTCCCAGTCGGTTTCCTGCCAGTTGCCGTCCCGGTCCCGCACCATGGGGACTTCCAGCCGGTCGGTGCTGTAGACCCCCTCGTAGGCGAAGCGGTCGCGGTCGGCGATCCAGCACTCGTTGATCGATTCATTCTCGCGGGGGACGACGCGCTTGATGCGGCCGCGCACGTGATGGATCTGCACGTTCGAGCCGATGCAGTCGTGCGGCGACACCGAGGGGTGGCTGAGCATCTCCCAGGCGCGGGCACTGAAGCGGTACGGCTTGGACGTCAACGCACCCACCGGGCAGAGGTCGATGATGTTGCCGGAGAGCTCGGAGTGCACACCGGCTTCCACGAAGGTGGAGATCTCCGTGTGCTCGCCGCGGCCCATGCCGCCCAGCTCCCGGAACCCCGCGACTTCGTCGAGGAAACGCACGCAG
The Aquisalimonas asiatica genome window above contains:
- the nuoG gene encoding NADH-quinone oxidoreductase subunit NuoG, whose product is MTDKAEAPNPDMVTIEVDGVEMEAPKGSMLIEATDKADIHVPRFCYHSKLSVAANCRMCLVDVEKAPKPLPACATPVADGMKVSTRSERALKAQKGVMEFLLINHPLDCPICDQGGECELQDLALGYGRGVSRFTERKRAVKDENLGPLISTEMTRCIHCTRCVRFLDEVAGFRELGGMGRGEHTEISTFVEAGVHSELSGNIIDLCPVGALTSKPYRFSARAWEMLSHPSVSPHDCIGSNVQIHHVRGRIKRVVPRENESINECWIADRDRFAYEGVYSTDRLEVPMVRDRDGNWQETDWETALEAAGEHLKGVATRDGGEALGTLVSPNATLEEMYLAARLTRGLGSANIDARLREVDSSDQDRRPVFPALGIELDAVEGLNAALIIGGEPRWDQPMLNHRLRKVALRGDAVMSLGFRAQVLNYDLAQEHVVAPDAIVPELAAVARALLDATGGTAPEGLDTLLAGRSVDDTHRGIADRLRDGDRSAVFVGNAAQAHPRAAALRMLGSLIAEITGSRFGVLTDGANQAGAWLAGAVPHRDSGGTAATATGLDVTAMMAAPRRGYLLVGVEPELDCWDGAAARAALEQAGSVVCLTPFVSEAMLAYADVLLPVGTFGETAGTYVNAEGRWQRFPGVAQPVAEARPAWKVLRVLGNVLELDGFDYDAPDAVTDALEQICGSPAVETLVPWSAPVEPESVGQGLSRVGAVPIYAGDPLVRRAESLQQTRHATEQPVRLNRAAAERAGVLDAERVRVRQGDAAAELAVVIDEGIPDGTVWVPAGLAATGGLGPMFGTVTIEAL